One genomic segment of Desulfocapsa sulfexigens DSM 10523 includes these proteins:
- the tviB gene encoding Vi polysaccharide biosynthesis UDP-N-acetylglucosamine C-6 dehydrogenase TviB, with product MQISEIKIAVIGLGYVGLPLAVELGKNYPTLGFDIKEARVQELLEGRDSTREVTPEDLANNPQLQFSSQEEDLKAYNFYIIAVPTPIDRHKQPNLRPLQGASSLVGRFLSEGDIVVYESTVYPGATEEICVPILEQESNLTFNKNFSVGYSPERINPGDKLHCLTTITKVTAGSNPEAAEIIDTLYASIVKAGTYKASSIKVAEAAKVIENTQRDVNIALVNELSLIFHRMGIDTNEVLDAAATKWNFLPFRPGLVGGHCIGVDPYYLTHKAQETGYNPEMILAGRRINDNMGAYVVSRVVKLMLQKKVHVKDSKILILGLTFKENCPDIRNTKVVDVINEFTSYGVSLDVYDPWVDKDEARQEYNINLIDSPTVAHYDAIVLCVAHGEFKLKGIEWIKSLGKEESIIYDVKNILPSNAVDGRL from the coding sequence ATGCAAATATCAGAAATAAAAATAGCCGTCATCGGCCTGGGATATGTCGGCCTTCCTCTGGCTGTGGAACTTGGAAAGAATTACCCAACTCTTGGTTTCGACATCAAAGAAGCACGAGTACAGGAACTTTTAGAGGGTAGGGATTCCACCAGAGAAGTTACTCCCGAGGATTTAGCAAACAACCCACAGCTCCAGTTTTCCAGTCAGGAAGAAGATCTCAAAGCATACAACTTTTATATCATTGCTGTTCCAACCCCAATTGACAGGCATAAACAGCCGAACCTGCGCCCCCTTCAAGGAGCCAGTTCACTTGTTGGAAGATTTTTATCCGAGGGCGACATCGTTGTCTATGAATCCACCGTATATCCAGGAGCAACTGAAGAAATTTGTGTTCCCATTCTTGAACAGGAATCGAATCTCACCTTTAATAAAAACTTCTCAGTAGGATACAGTCCTGAACGTATCAATCCTGGGGATAAACTACACTGCCTCACAACAATTACAAAGGTCACCGCAGGATCTAATCCTGAGGCTGCAGAAATAATTGATACCCTGTACGCAAGTATAGTAAAAGCCGGCACCTATAAGGCCAGCTCCATCAAGGTTGCTGAAGCAGCTAAAGTCATTGAAAATACACAGCGTGATGTAAATATTGCCCTTGTCAACGAGTTGTCGCTTATTTTTCACCGCATGGGAATCGACACCAATGAGGTCCTCGATGCTGCAGCTACCAAATGGAATTTCCTCCCCTTTCGTCCCGGTCTGGTTGGTGGTCACTGCATAGGAGTCGATCCCTATTACCTTACCCACAAAGCACAGGAAACGGGGTACAACCCGGAGATGATCCTCGCCGGACGCCGCATTAACGACAATATGGGGGCATATGTGGTATCCCGGGTGGTTAAACTTATGCTGCAAAAGAAAGTTCATGTGAAGGATTCGAAGATTCTTATCCTTGGACTGACCTTCAAAGAAAACTGCCCGGATATCCGCAACACCAAAGTAGTCGACGTGATCAATGAATTCACATCTTATGGTGTCAGCCTTGACGTATATGACCCATGGGTTGACAAAGACGAGGCGCGACAGGAGTACAACATCAACCTGATTGACTCCCCGACTGTAGCACATTATGACGCGATTGTTCTTTGCGTTGCCCATGGCGAATTTAAATTAAAAGGGATTGAATGGATCAAATCCTTAGGCAAAGAAGAAAGCATTATCTATGATGTAAAGAACATCCTTCCAAGCAACGCTGTGGACGGAAGATTATAA
- a CDS encoding NAD-dependent epimerase/dehydratase family protein, which produces MTHYETLQNHLTDKQYTWLITGVAGFIGSNLLETLLKLNQKVVGLDNFSTGFQHNFDEVQSLVSEKQWQQFTFIEGDIRSIDDCTHACSNVDYVLHQAALGSVPRSIEDPITTNENNISGFLNMLVAAKDANVQRFVYAASSSTYGDHPDLPKEEDKIGKPLSPYAVTKLVNELYSDVFAKTYGFKTIGLRYFNIFGQRQDPNGAYAAVIPKWFAGLIKNETVFINGDGETSRDFCFIENAVEANLLAATAKNEEASNQVYNVAFGERTTLNELFQLIKERVVATHESAMNAAPEYRDFRAGDVRHSLADISKAKRLIGYKPSFSVQAGLDKAAQWYLQNLG; this is translated from the coding sequence ATGACACATTACGAGACACTTCAAAACCATCTGACAGACAAGCAGTACACCTGGCTCATCACCGGTGTTGCCGGTTTTATCGGCTCCAACCTCCTTGAAACCCTTCTTAAGCTAAACCAGAAAGTTGTGGGTTTGGATAACTTTTCGACGGGATTTCAACATAATTTCGATGAGGTTCAATCACTGGTAAGCGAGAAGCAGTGGCAGCAATTCACCTTTATTGAAGGAGATATCCGGAGTATAGATGATTGCACACATGCCTGTAGCAATGTCGACTACGTTCTCCATCAAGCAGCCCTTGGTTCCGTACCACGATCCATTGAAGACCCGATCACAACGAATGAAAACAACATCAGTGGATTTTTGAATATGCTGGTGGCTGCAAAGGATGCAAACGTTCAACGTTTTGTTTACGCGGCATCAAGTTCCACCTATGGTGATCACCCGGATCTGCCCAAGGAAGAGGATAAAATTGGCAAACCTCTTTCTCCCTACGCTGTGACAAAGCTCGTTAACGAACTGTATAGCGATGTTTTTGCAAAAACCTATGGTTTCAAAACAATCGGTCTCAGATATTTTAATATTTTCGGACAACGCCAGGACCCCAATGGCGCCTATGCGGCGGTTATTCCAAAATGGTTTGCTGGACTCATAAAAAATGAAACCGTTTTTATCAATGGCGATGGCGAAACAAGCCGGGATTTCTGTTTTATTGAAAACGCTGTAGAAGCAAACCTCCTGGCAGCAACGGCGAAGAATGAAGAGGCATCAAATCAGGTGTATAATGTTGCCTTTGGCGAAAGGACAACCCTCAATGAACTTTTTCAATTGATAAAAGAGAGGGTTGTAGCAACTCATGAATCGGCCATGAACGCTGCACCGGAATACCGCGATTTTAGAGCTGGAGATGTACGCCATTCACTTGCAGACATCTCAAAAGCTAAGAGACTGATTGGCTATAAACCTTCTTTTTCGGTACAGGCTGGTCTGGATAAAGCAGCCCAATGGTATTTGCAGAATCTGGGATAA
- a CDS encoding O-antigen ligase family protein — translation MQHISYKFFVAILFFAPLAFGSVETWSIGIVEGLVFLTTFVYCFETRHKSDALLKVPGLLPLFLLLAFMWLQLMPLPPSMVNFIAPGIYQAYAPILAVQDNNQWIPLTVNQKSTLLEALRITSYAFFYILTVQLLSRRELLTKTVKIVAGLATAIAFLAILQKFTSPDTIYWFRPAPENASPVGPWVNRNHYAGFMELVFPLVLALSFYYKPKFTDKQSFRSKAVSILSSPASNIYFFLGFSVVLILTSIFIGLSRGGIIAATLALFFFLILFTKKSEKTGSIFPLIIVGGILLTMTWFGWDPILERFNATTTGDGSITEGRLPLWVNLAPLIKDFLFTGSGWGTFIHTFPQYSNFPTSDVFDHAHNDYLELITDGGLIGFLLAACFVITIFQNGIRKLSLRREPYSTLLIIAGLSGIFAILIHSITDFNMHNGANGLYFFFLCGVLVSAGNTRLHFRKRPTLLKEVSSVWKLGYLAALPLLIMTITTQGGIFKAQQYHSKASQIYLNPQLSTQLLQEQLVTIDKAIQLDPLEGLYSSYKGNLLSYLEQNKEALDNYILASRKDPLEGAYLQRIALLLPPEKKEQASLLMAEGYKKGLNKEQLVFVLAEWYLQQGDREEALTVLKQGTEQFPNIAKRIPAFFQFYKFRREEMSAALPPKASAWIALGEYLEKSGQLTNSAYFRSHALDFLEQEETIQPGYFMQLFYFYTKQKRTDEAVNTLYLGIKWLPDYAPFHIHLGDYYKKQDIPYRAKEEYEQALILEPGNETIKKRLESIK, via the coding sequence ATGCAACACATCTCCTACAAGTTCTTTGTTGCAATCCTTTTTTTCGCACCACTCGCCTTCGGAAGTGTAGAAACATGGTCAATAGGGATTGTTGAAGGTCTTGTTTTCCTGACAACTTTTGTGTACTGCTTTGAAACACGTCACAAATCAGACGCATTACTAAAAGTTCCCGGCCTGCTCCCTCTCTTTCTTCTACTTGCTTTTATGTGGCTGCAACTGATGCCACTTCCACCTTCAATGGTAAATTTTATTGCACCCGGTATCTATCAGGCATATGCCCCCATACTTGCCGTACAGGACAATAATCAATGGATTCCACTAACTGTTAATCAAAAGTCCACCCTGCTCGAAGCCCTTCGGATTACTTCCTACGCATTTTTTTATATTCTCACAGTACAGCTCTTGAGCCGCAGGGAACTCCTCACCAAAACCGTAAAAATAGTTGCGGGACTTGCCACAGCCATTGCCTTTCTAGCGATTCTGCAGAAATTCACATCTCCCGACACTATTTACTGGTTCCGGCCGGCTCCCGAAAACGCAAGTCCCGTTGGACCATGGGTAAACAGAAATCATTACGCGGGATTTATGGAGTTAGTCTTTCCACTGGTGCTTGCCCTCTCCTTCTACTACAAGCCCAAATTCACAGATAAGCAATCGTTTCGTTCCAAGGCTGTTTCGATATTGTCTTCACCGGCTTCAAATATTTATTTTTTCCTGGGATTCAGTGTTGTACTTATCCTGACATCTATCTTTATAGGACTTTCACGAGGCGGGATTATTGCTGCAACCCTGGCCCTGTTCTTTTTTCTGATTCTTTTTACAAAAAAATCCGAGAAAACTGGAAGCATATTCCCACTGATAATCGTCGGAGGTATTCTGCTTACCATGACTTGGTTCGGCTGGGATCCCATTCTTGAACGCTTTAATGCTACCACAACCGGAGATGGCTCCATAACTGAAGGCAGATTACCTTTATGGGTAAACCTGGCCCCACTCATCAAAGACTTCCTTTTCACCGGATCCGGCTGGGGTACTTTCATCCACACGTTTCCACAATACAGTAACTTCCCCACATCCGATGTTTTCGATCATGCCCATAATGACTATCTGGAACTTATCACCGATGGTGGCCTTATTGGTTTTCTGCTTGCGGCATGTTTTGTTATCACAATCTTTCAGAACGGTATCAGAAAGCTTTCCCTGCGCCGTGAACCCTATTCCACCCTGTTAATTATCGCTGGCCTTAGTGGAATATTCGCAATCCTTATCCACAGCATCACCGATTTTAACATGCATAACGGAGCAAACGGGCTCTACTTTTTCTTCCTCTGCGGAGTTCTCGTCTCCGCCGGAAACACCCGGCTACACTTTCGCAAGAGGCCAACATTACTCAAAGAAGTCTCTTCAGTATGGAAACTGGGCTACCTGGCCGCCCTTCCACTCCTTATCATGACCATCACCACTCAGGGCGGAATCTTTAAAGCACAACAGTACCACAGTAAGGCTTCCCAAATTTACCTAAACCCGCAACTGTCTACACAACTCCTCCAGGAGCAACTGGTAACAATTGACAAAGCCATCCAACTTGACCCCCTGGAGGGACTCTACTCCTCCTACAAAGGGAACCTCCTTTCGTATCTTGAGCAAAATAAAGAGGCATTGGACAATTATATCCTGGCCAGCCGTAAAGATCCTCTTGAAGGGGCTTACCTGCAAAGGATTGCACTCCTGTTACCACCAGAGAAAAAGGAACAGGCGTCTCTTTTAATGGCCGAAGGTTACAAAAAGGGCCTTAACAAAGAACAACTCGTCTTTGTCCTTGCAGAATGGTATCTGCAACAGGGTGATCGCGAAGAGGCACTGACTGTTCTCAAACAAGGTACCGAGCAGTTTCCTAATATAGCCAAACGTATTCCTGCATTCTTTCAATTCTACAAGTTCAGAAGAGAAGAGATGAGTGCCGCCCTCCCTCCCAAAGCATCCGCCTGGATAGCACTTGGAGAGTATCTCGAAAAATCAGGACAGCTTACAAACAGTGCGTATTTCAGAAGCCATGCCCTGGACTTCCTGGAACAGGAAGAAACCATCCAGCCTGGGTACTTTATGCAGTTGTTTTATTTTTACACAAAACAAAAAAGAACAGATGAGGCAGTCAACACGCTCTACCTTGGCATCAAATGGTTACCGGACTACGCTCCCTTTCATATCCACCTGGGAGATTATTACAAAAAGCAGGACATCCCATACCGCGCCAAAGAGGAATACGAGCAGGCATTAATTCTCGAACCTGGTAATGAAACAATTAAAAAACGTTTAGAGAGCATCAAGTAG
- a CDS encoding ATP-binding protein translates to MMRRHQFQFLSSWLHNKNRKPLIIRGARQVGKSTLVELFAKEQNRNLCNVNLERYPELSAVFSGKDPGQILQEIEFLPNQSGISGDTLLFLDEIQAVPEAIPALRYFYEDMPDFPVVSAGSLLEFALADHTFSMPVGRIQYLHMGPMTFSEFLLATGEDKLYNFIHQYEVGQEIGEVAHQRLLQLLRSYYFVGGMPEAVAVFGETRSYRAVSEIHNSIIETYRDDFPKYAGSRNLSRMQNVFNFAARNVGVKVKYSNISSRDQSVTIRKDIELLTMARVIGKVVHSNCSGLPIQAENKERVYKLLFLDIGLMNAICGLDWRNLSQMDEKKVINQGAIAEQFVGQHLQAMMADKPNRELNYWLREGKSSNAELDYVVGLGGRIIPIEVKSGATGTLKSLHQFMGTKKTDLAVRFDANLPSSQQVNTVINADKECRNVQYQLISLPLYLVERLESLISERRTLTQHLEN, encoded by the coding sequence ATGATGCGACGACACCAGTTTCAATTTCTCTCTTCATGGCTGCACAACAAAAACCGTAAACCTTTAATTATCCGTGGTGCGAGACAGGTAGGCAAGTCAACATTAGTAGAATTATTTGCCAAGGAGCAAAATCGAAATCTCTGTAATGTTAATCTGGAACGTTACCCAGAATTATCTGCGGTTTTTTCAGGGAAAGATCCAGGGCAGATTCTGCAGGAGATAGAGTTTCTCCCTAATCAGAGTGGAATCAGTGGTGACACTCTTTTGTTTCTTGATGAAATACAGGCTGTCCCTGAAGCAATCCCTGCTTTACGGTATTTTTATGAAGATATGCCAGACTTTCCTGTTGTTAGTGCCGGTTCACTGTTGGAATTTGCATTGGCAGACCATACTTTTTCCATGCCTGTTGGAAGGATACAGTATTTACATATGGGACCCATGACTTTTAGTGAATTTCTTCTGGCAACAGGTGAGGACAAACTTTACAATTTTATTCATCAATATGAGGTAGGGCAGGAAATTGGAGAGGTCGCTCATCAGAGGTTGTTGCAATTACTTCGGTCCTATTATTTCGTTGGCGGCATGCCTGAAGCTGTCGCAGTTTTTGGAGAAACGCGCAGCTATAGGGCTGTTAGCGAGATACATAACTCCATAATCGAAACCTACCGTGATGATTTTCCCAAATATGCGGGATCAAGAAACTTGAGTCGAATGCAGAATGTTTTTAATTTCGCAGCCAGAAATGTTGGTGTAAAAGTAAAGTACTCTAATATTTCATCACGGGATCAGAGTGTTACAATCAGAAAAGATATAGAATTGCTGACAATGGCAAGGGTGATAGGTAAAGTTGTTCATAGTAATTGCTCCGGCTTGCCAATACAGGCTGAAAATAAGGAGCGAGTGTATAAACTGCTCTTTTTGGATATAGGTCTGATGAATGCTATTTGCGGCCTGGATTGGAGAAATCTTTCTCAAATGGACGAGAAGAAGGTTATTAATCAGGGTGCTATTGCAGAACAATTTGTGGGCCAGCATCTGCAGGCAATGATGGCTGACAAGCCGAATCGTGAATTGAATTATTGGTTGCGGGAGGGAAAATCATCTAACGCTGAGCTGGATTATGTTGTTGGCTTAGGGGGGAGGATTATCCCAATAGAGGTGAAATCAGGTGCAACCGGAACATTAAAATCCCTGCATCAGTTTATGGGAACAAAAAAAACTGACCTTGCTGTTCGGTTTGATGCTAATCTGCCAAGTAGTCAGCAGGTCAATACTGTAATTAACGCAGATAAAGAATGCAGGAACGTACAGTATCAGCTCATTTCACTGCCCCTATATCTGGTAGAGCGGCTTGAATCGCTCATTTCTGAACGTAGGACGTTGACACAGCACCTGGAAAATTAA
- a CDS encoding polysaccharide biosynthesis/export family protein: MCNVKFPFQTYLFFATFCLTILLCFSTNSLADNYIVGSGDVLKIDVYDHPDLQKTVRVSNDGSIVIPFIGLVHVGGMSLTEVTQKLTTLLADGYIVNPQVNIFIEEFRSKKAVILGQVYKPGIAELRGATTFLEIVSQAGGLKEGAGDTATIKRTKDGKKEVLVVNINSMVEGGDLSQNILIQDGDTIYISKGGMCYVTGEVKNPDAYTCDNESTVLKLIARAGGFTGKASKSGIDIVRIVNGEKTILKNVDHGTSVLANDVVVVPESFF; encoded by the coding sequence ATGTGTAATGTGAAATTTCCTTTTCAAACTTATTTGTTCTTTGCTACGTTCTGCCTGACAATCCTGCTTTGTTTCTCCACAAACAGCCTTGCCGATAATTACATCGTTGGTTCCGGCGATGTCTTGAAAATTGATGTTTATGATCACCCGGATTTACAGAAAACAGTCCGGGTCTCAAACGACGGTTCAATTGTTATCCCCTTTATCGGCCTGGTTCATGTTGGCGGCATGTCCTTAACAGAAGTTACTCAGAAGCTCACGACACTCCTGGCTGATGGCTACATCGTAAACCCTCAGGTAAATATTTTCATAGAAGAATTTCGCTCAAAAAAAGCCGTAATTCTCGGACAGGTATACAAGCCTGGAATAGCAGAATTACGTGGCGCAACCACCTTTCTTGAGATCGTTTCCCAAGCCGGTGGCCTGAAGGAGGGTGCTGGTGATACTGCAACCATTAAAAGAACCAAGGATGGAAAAAAGGAAGTACTCGTTGTAAACATCAATTCCATGGTCGAGGGAGGAGATCTCAGCCAAAACATCCTCATTCAGGATGGAGACACCATTTACATATCCAAGGGCGGTATGTGCTATGTAACAGGTGAAGTCAAGAATCCCGATGCCTACACCTGTGATAATGAAAGTACAGTCCTTAAACTAATCGCACGTGCAGGCGGTTTCACCGGCAAAGCATCCAAATCCGGGATCGATATTGTACGAATTGTCAATGGGGAGAAAACTATCCTCAAGAATGTCGATCATGGCACCTCTGTCCTTGCCAACGATGTCGTTGTTGTCCCTGAAAGTTTTTTTTAA
- a CDS encoding GumC family protein: MNIIPPTQQPAFQDTQEQEIHLRDYISVILKRKTTVLTFLAITFLTVFIATYTATPIYTASSQVLIERNTSSSAIEGGNSYYRWDPDFLTTQFELIRSTDVTQRVVKQLQLDTKYRHYFFSEEKEGLFSFLSSFKTGIKDFIKGFFSSAPEGSETNTEGSGLLIANEPKTDAEIIAAKIMGGLSIKPVANTKTVIISYSDKNPAIAKLVTNAMIQAYMDQILEIKLASSNYSLQWMTSKAAEERKKLEGAELALQQYMRDNDLVTVENKLAVYPEKLSEFSSKLSKAQTEQQEFEALYAQIKALGENYDNIETIPIFAENKVLQNLRDQIFATEQKIKDLSKKYGYKHPVMINAKAEQALLLREKKIEVDRIIDSTRNSYELAKSREENLKQLLAKTKNEMLNINERFTQYTIMKRDVDMNRVLYDALTSSIKKASVTEQSQEIKIWVVKKAEFPSSPSKPQKKRNLLLGLILGLFGGIGLAFFIEYLDNTVKDGKDVEQRFDLTVLGTVEELQGKDEAIESHILEHPLSPLSENYRLIRSSLLLSSPDHPPRSLLITSMSPKEGKTSTTCNLARVLSQNNKKVLIIDCDMRRPRTHSLFNVPNSFGLSNYLTGDTKKNPIRPIPDEKLSIITSGPIPPNPAELLQSRRMQLLMDETMKFYDFVLLDSPPIQRVTDSLTLSAIVDGVLLIARSGKTTYDMLDSGLKKLRDIHTPILGIVINGIIRSKKDSGYYGYYEYYDKE; the protein is encoded by the coding sequence ATGAACATTATCCCCCCGACACAGCAACCTGCTTTCCAGGATACACAGGAACAGGAAATCCACCTTCGTGATTACATCAGCGTAATCCTCAAACGCAAGACAACGGTTCTTACGTTTCTGGCTATCACTTTCCTTACTGTTTTCATAGCTACTTATACTGCCACCCCCATCTATACTGCCTCGTCCCAGGTTCTTATCGAACGAAACACCTCATCGAGTGCCATTGAGGGCGGTAATTCCTATTACCGCTGGGATCCTGACTTCCTGACTACTCAATTTGAGTTAATTCGCAGCACAGACGTTACTCAAAGGGTTGTCAAGCAACTGCAACTGGACACCAAATACAGACATTATTTTTTCAGCGAAGAAAAGGAAGGATTGTTCAGCTTCCTCTCATCATTCAAGACCGGAATCAAGGATTTCATCAAAGGCTTTTTCTCCTCAGCCCCTGAGGGATCTGAAACGAACACAGAAGGATCCGGATTACTTATTGCCAATGAGCCAAAAACGGATGCAGAAATCATTGCTGCGAAAATCATGGGTGGGCTTTCCATCAAGCCTGTGGCCAACACCAAAACCGTCATAATCAGCTACAGTGACAAAAATCCGGCAATAGCAAAACTGGTCACGAACGCCATGATTCAGGCATATATGGATCAAATCCTGGAAATAAAACTTGCATCGAGTAACTACTCTCTGCAGTGGATGACAAGCAAGGCAGCTGAAGAACGTAAAAAACTCGAAGGAGCAGAACTTGCCCTGCAGCAATACATGAGAGATAACGACCTGGTAACCGTCGAGAACAAGCTCGCAGTCTACCCGGAAAAACTCTCTGAGTTCAGTTCCAAGCTTTCCAAGGCACAGACAGAACAGCAAGAATTTGAAGCGCTCTATGCACAAATCAAAGCTTTGGGGGAAAACTACGATAATATAGAGACAATCCCCATTTTTGCTGAAAACAAGGTATTGCAGAATCTTCGTGATCAAATCTTTGCCACAGAGCAAAAGATCAAAGATCTCTCTAAAAAATATGGCTACAAGCATCCGGTAATGATCAACGCCAAAGCTGAACAGGCCCTGTTGTTAAGAGAAAAGAAAATCGAAGTGGATAGAATTATAGACTCAACCCGCAACAGCTATGAGCTTGCCAAATCTCGGGAAGAAAATCTCAAGCAGCTGCTCGCCAAGACCAAAAACGAGATGCTCAACATAAACGAGAGGTTCACTCAATACACCATTATGAAAAGGGATGTTGATATGAACCGGGTACTCTACGATGCCCTCACCTCCAGCATTAAGAAAGCCAGTGTCACCGAACAGTCTCAGGAAATTAAGATATGGGTTGTAAAAAAAGCGGAATTCCCCTCCTCACCATCAAAACCGCAAAAAAAGCGTAACCTCCTGCTGGGCCTCATTCTTGGCCTTTTTGGTGGCATTGGCCTGGCATTCTTTATCGAATACCTGGACAACACCGTAAAGGACGGGAAAGATGTTGAGCAGCGTTTCGATTTAACGGTGCTGGGAACAGTTGAAGAGCTCCAAGGCAAAGACGAGGCAATAGAATCGCATATTCTTGAGCACCCGCTGTCGCCACTTTCGGAGAATTATCGTCTGATCCGTTCCAGCCTGCTCCTGTCGTCCCCGGATCATCCTCCACGCTCTCTTTTAATTACCAGTATGTCACCAAAAGAGGGTAAAACATCCACAACATGCAACCTCGCCAGGGTTCTTTCTCAGAACAACAAGAAAGTACTGATTATTGACTGTGACATGCGCAGACCACGCACCCACTCTCTTTTCAATGTTCCAAATTCCTTTGGATTAAGCAACTACCTCACCGGCGACACCAAAAAGAATCCTATCAGACCAATCCCGGATGAGAAACTCTCTATTATTACATCAGGCCCCATACCTCCGAACCCGGCTGAATTACTACAATCACGAAGAATGCAGCTGCTCATGGATGAAACAATGAAGTTTTATGACTTCGTGCTCCTCGATTCTCCCCCTATTCAACGTGTGACAGACAGCCTCACCCTCAGTGCCATCGTAGATGGAGTACTGCTGATTGCCAGATCGGGAAAGACCACCTACGATATGCTGGATTCCGGATTAAAGAAGCTGCGAGACATCCACACCCCTATCCTTGGTATTGTGATCAATGGAATCATCAGAAGTAAAAAAGATTCCGGGTACTATGGATATTACGAATACTACGATAAGGAATAA
- a CDS encoding UDP-glucuronic acid decarboxylase family protein — protein MQNYNRKKRILVTGGAGFLGSHLCERLLNDGHEVLCLDNFFTGTRDNIISLLGNPSFEIIRHDVTFPLYIEIDEIYNLACPASPIHYQHDPVQTTKTSVHGAINMLGLAKRVKAKIFQASTSEVYGNPEIHPQPESYWGKVNPNGIRSCYDEGKRCAETLFFDYHRQHNLRIKVARIFNTYGPNMHPNDGRVVSNFIMQALQNKAITIYGDGSQSRSFCYVDDLIEAFVRLMGTADDFIGPINTGNPNEFTIKTLAETIIKLTGSKSKLEYQPLPSDDPTQRQPDITLAKEVLGWTPAIQLEEGLKATIPYFEKQLEGSRKI, from the coding sequence ATGCAAAACTACAACAGAAAAAAACGTATTCTTGTCACCGGTGGTGCTGGCTTCCTCGGTTCTCACCTATGCGAGCGCCTGCTGAACGACGGCCACGAAGTCCTCTGTCTCGACAACTTCTTCACCGGCACCAGAGACAACATCATTTCCCTTCTGGGGAATCCCAGCTTCGAGATCATTCGTCACGATGTAACCTTCCCTCTGTATATTGAGATTGATGAAATTTACAACCTGGCCTGTCCAGCCTCCCCTATCCACTACCAGCATGACCCGGTGCAGACCACCAAAACCAGTGTCCATGGTGCTATCAACATGCTGGGTCTGGCCAAACGGGTCAAAGCAAAAATTTTCCAGGCATCCACCAGTGAAGTCTACGGAAACCCTGAGATCCACCCCCAACCAGAGTCCTACTGGGGGAAGGTTAACCCAAATGGCATACGTTCCTGCTATGACGAAGGAAAACGCTGCGCGGAAACACTCTTTTTCGACTACCACCGACAACACAACCTGCGCATAAAGGTAGCCCGTATCTTCAACACCTACGGACCCAATATGCACCCCAATGACGGTCGGGTTGTCTCAAACTTTATCATGCAGGCATTACAGAACAAAGCAATTACCATCTATGGTGATGGCTCCCAATCACGCTCTTTCTGCTATGTAGATGATCTCATTGAAGCATTTGTACGGCTAATGGGAACAGCTGATGACTTTATTGGCCCCATCAACACTGGCAACCCCAATGAGTTTACTATCAAAACATTGGCAGAAACCATCATCAAGCTGACCGGATCAAAGTCAAAACTTGAGTATCAGCCACTCCCCAGTGATGATCCCACCCAGCGACAACCGGATATAACCCTGGCAAAAGAAGTACTCGGTTGGACACCTGCAATTCAACTTGAAGAAGGCCTTAAAGCCACAATCCCTTATTTTGAGAAACAACTTGAGGGTTCAAGGAAAATCTGA